In Ptychodera flava strain L36383 chromosome 6, AS_Pfla_20210202, whole genome shotgun sequence, the sequence TGGTGTGCttataaagattttttcaacagttttctatcaggtaaggtatcttttgtgatcattgtgaagagctgcaagttttctcttacgttcaactttaccgtataagcaaccagtgaaaatagaaatatcattggcatcgtaaaatctttcaaaaagactTAATGACGACGATATCGACTTCGACTGGTTTGACTTAGATGAAGAGGgcaattattgtgttgacaaacgaaacgcgatatccaaagtttcttccgcgcatgaactgaaaattctttgaatttcttccgtttatgtttcatcaattttgtagtttttctcatgtaatgaaggtatttattgtttgaacggcatttgtgtgtgtcctttcctgaactagtcccagcaatgagtagaacgatagtgtaacagattttcaagattatgcaccctttcgaagtcttgcgagggaaaaatacccaacttcaTAAGCTTAAATGGCCTATACACTtacagttagaacaaaaacgtGCATGATCGTACCATATTCCCAACAGCtgatcatagatgactgaattccacatcaggagacatttcggtcatcgatacaagtaataaaaaaacttcagggtgtattgccaaaaaatcaacacatcaaatataaagcagATTGGCGCagcaatctttcgtctcggCCGGGAGCCGATGCCTCAACACTTTACCTGTTCGAGCCTGCCTGTTTGtaagatcacatttcgtttcgagatacggttagactttttgaaactaggagcaaaataataaaactcacgacgtgtaattgattgtttattttaaggagtacaTTAAATGAAAATCGTACATAGAAAACATCGGACGGACACCATCCCACTGAATAGAATTTTACCTTGACCcatgcactgacacctttgacctattgcgtaaattgaccaatcacagccagcggaacttCAGGGACTTTCCCTTCACTCATTGTCTGACCTTTGTGGCCATGCTATGGGGAGCTAGCTGCTGCTGAGGAACGTACTTGTTGTACAAAGTttcgtggtgattatctattcacgaaatacaaagatttattgctatcgtattgtttagtaaaagaaggtatggcaaatacgttatatttcaagacttgtggatctccattaatttatacttgtacagattcgactgccagtatctacacagcatggccatgagtcgatatcacaaagtatgagttgtctgTAGCGTGAATCAAAaatcattggcaaaaaatttgcataccgtgcataaattaacataaaTTAAGTATGAGGTTCGATTTCgcggtgacatccgtttatTAGACCCCCTATATCTTTTCGTCAtctttggttctgaaaagggggtCTTAGAATTGGAGGAATACGGTATATGATTGCCTTGGTGTTGAATTCAGTGTGCATTAACATTCGTAATTAAAGGCATACCAGCAGTATTTGTTAATATGCAACTACAGGCAATTTGAATATTGACACtcttcagcttgccaacacctAGGCTGAGTAAACACTTTCAGTACATGCTAAAACTGTTTTAAGTACTTATTATATGACAACAACACAGACAAAAGCATAACATATTACTGAGGAACTTACGCTAAAAAGATCTATTAGCTATAACTTTATATGTATTTTCCAGTTTTTCTTGTGTCTGAAAGTAACAGTTCCTTGTTCCACTTCCAAAATCAGTGcaatgtgtctgtgtgtgatgTCCAATACTATTGTTGTCCAATGAATTCTGGTCAGGAtaggaattcatttgtcaacaataacaatttgcACATTGTAcatattgtgttgtgttgttatgGCTATTGCTTTGTATTTCAAGATGCCTTACTTAGGAAGGAAAATATTGTAACAATGTATTTACTTGACAAGATAAACatggtgaaaattaaaaattacaagttttccCTTTCACTTACTggacttctttttcctctccttTTTCTGTCGTCTTTGGAAGGGAAGTTATTTTGCTGCTGGCTTTTGTTTTGCTGTTTACTTTCTTCtctgttttaatattcaaggtCTGTTGAAGAGAACACAAAAAATTTCACTATAATTTATCACACTGACATTTCTTGAAATGTTGCATTATTACTCGGCAGTCCCACTATAATCCTTTTTCTACCAggttccatagacaaaccaAACAAATAAATAGCACTTGGAGAAAGAATTACTTCTGGAAAAAAGTTTTACAAAGGTCAATGGTGCAGCCAACTCTGAGAAAGTAACACAGATTACCAAGTGGCTACTTCATACTAACCCAGCTGATATATGTATTCTGATTACAGGAATTTCTAGACTAGCACCCCTTCGCTTGCCCTTTCTTTGCAGCAATTACTTGCTGGCTCAGCGAAAAGCGTTCACCACACAATCTATCTACACAACACTGTACCGCTAATGTTACAGTCTGCTACAGTGGTGTATTCCTCCAATTTATTCtagtttgatatttatatgcccacagacttggagcaagtctaaggATTCCATGTTATTTTGTGCATGACATTAAAGTGTGCTCTTTATTGAAACTACTAGGGACATAGGAGTGCATAATTTCTTTCACAAATCTTGTTAACAAGACAGTCCATATTTACAACAGAGTACTTACTGGGAAGTATCAGTACTTCTCAAAATTTCTCACTTGGATTTCCCTATTGAAGGATTATCAATAGAACAGAGATCCTAATCCTAACAATTGTTGGAGAAGAGTAACTATATTGCCcagagggactggtcagtttcttcggcctgggggggcccaGTGGATtgatttttgccgacgtcaaaaagtggctgaccccccaattccaacttttgaaaacagggtgaccccccctgcgcgcgacaaaggtaaaacaaaaggtggaatataaattaaataattcattatatgtgtatatatatatatatatatatatatatatataaattttggGGTATAGTTTAAACAttcatgtatatgtgtatatatatatatatatatatatatataattttgggggtataatttaaacattcagtcattctgtgttttaatggaattgttgtcatgtcagataggaacttaaaagtgttgattctaaagtttgaatacagtattttgaatgaactgtgaatgtactccactcaATATGCaaaaccagatgtccagaactgttgtaagaaaaatgtgattgtgaaatattagtgcatgttgctttctaatactcaATTCTCacagaggaaacagaaaagtatcaggaacttgtcatgcttttcatatgaactgcagatttcataatgattagtacactttgcaaaacagactttcaatttacagacatcaagatatatctgacatatatctctgatattcattaacccttttcctgccagacagtaataactgtatcacttcccgatcagccaagtcagtaaaaagcggtattgagccaaaacatgacgtattttcacccacttggcttggtatgttatagcatcttttgtccacaaaaaatcaactttacagtattatgttttcaacagccttcaaatgtacagtataatgttaaaatacatcatatggaatacgttgtgtttcattaattttaaccattttgacctggtggtgaaatatggacttggcaggaaaagggttaatttactgcgcctgaagggcgccgtaaattaatatatatgaatatatgatatatatatatatatatatatatatatatatatatatatctgatataaatatataatatatttatatatatatatatatatatatatatatctgatatatatatctctgatatatgaaagtcatgcagctgaagggcatgctgaaaaatattgtttgatattttaaaaaatgcgcctgaagggcgcgccgaaaaattttaaacaaacagGTATCTCAGATACATATATGTTCggatatattaaaattttgcactaggacgggctctgaaaatatgtcttattattattaaagttacaactgaatgttgaaatttgtggctggcacaatgtatttttcgcaagtatgagccatgtcgaaattcaaaaacacactaaccccccccccccccccattgggcatttcaaaaacatggtgacccccccccccctatcaccaaagtcaaaaacagggctGACCCCCacccatgaatccaccccccccaggccgaagaaactgaccagtccctaactaaTCCTGCTAGAATCTGTGAAGTTGAAGGCGTTTGACAACTAACCAGTAGTTTCACATGAGTCAACTGATTTATTATCTGCCTAATTTTCTAGCATGTCAGACAATTATCAAATTGCATGAAAGTTTACTACTTTGCAGATAAATTAAATCTTGATAGTTCACGGAGATGTAGCTAGGGCACTTGCTGTAGAAGTTTTTCAAGACACTATGCCTTCAGCTGACATTGCATGTTTCCTGTTACTCACTTGTGCCAGTGCTTTCCAATTGGATGACATTTCCGTAACAGAGCTTGGTACAGTGACCTTCGTCTTCTTTCCATCTTCTTTCGTTTTCCCACCTttccttttcttcttctttctcaattttttctttaatagaactttttcatgattttgtttaaaagtgtcacTGGAGGTTCTAATTTCAGCCTTTGACTCTGCTGGTTCATGGCTTCTGACAGCAAGTTTTTTCTTCTTCAGTACAGTTTTTTTCTGgagtaattttttcttcttattCTTTGTTTTTTCAGCATAGCATGACTTTTCACCCAGTTCAGCCTGAGCTTGTCTCATAGTTTGCTTTGGTagtgatattttgttgtttgatGGTCTCTTAGCtgaaaacttttttcttttttgtttcttcGTTAGTTTTACTGCCTTTTTGTCACTACGATGATTAACATCACTGTTGGTGTTTGATTCCTGTGACTTTGAATTCTCAATCTTTTCATGCTTCCTTTTCTTAGATTTGAAGTCACCTCCTCCTTGCAAGGACCTTTTCCTTTTCTTATCCATTATTTGTGAATTCATCTCCGGGAAAATGTTTGCCACTTTGTAGTTGTGTCATGGACCTGAAATATTAATTCATGAGGAACATACCATTCAATAAAAATCCATGTTGCAATGCATAATTTTAATGCTTTCTGAGATCAGAAgtgactttttaatttttttgatcaaGGTCCACCTGGGAAAGAATATATGCAAGTAACTGTAATGTAAAGTCTACATGTgttcaatttcacaaaattgctatcttcATCACTTGTCTATTGGCACTCTGTTATTACTAATCTTATAGTGATTGTTATTTTCATTGTTGTGGTGGTAATGAATTAAATACCCTGTGTTGTTGGTCATCAGCACTCTCACTTCTAATACGGATGTCAGTAAAACTGAATAGCAAGTGTCTAAATTCACTCCTGCACACAGAATTTGGATACTATGGTAACAAATGTCTCCTGTCCTCTGATATTGTGTATTCATAATTAATAAACTTACAGTTACTTACCAAAATAATGACTGAATGATTTTATATTCTTTTCAGTAGGATGATGAGAAAACAGTAAacaaatttcaattaaaatcaatccattcctTTCCTTAGCATAAATCTTTTGTATATGATGGCTAATTTAACAGAACATTCAAATTGCATATTTGCCACCACAATAGTCGTCAGGCTGAACTAATATCCAAGCAACTTCAAAGGTGTCTataccacagtcacctgtggtctattctgCTCATAGGGAATTcagtctccgatgatgatgatcagatggtgacgatgatgatgattaaacattaaaaatgaaggaaaatgaaaatataatcggactcagtaaagttgttgttgttgttattgttgttgttgatagtatttgatgaaaagaacaaagtatgggttgcaaattcaatacagccaaacaatacacatgcactgcaaaattcaatacagcctttttaatatactatacacatgcgctgcaaaattcaatacagcctaactatacatgtgcgttgtagcctaactatacatgtgcgttgtagcctaactatacatgtgcgttgtagcctaactatacatgtgcattgtagcctaactatacatgtgcgttgtagcctaactatacatgtgcgttgcaaattcaatacagcctaacattacccaagggttgtcacttcattgccacacacttttttcaatcgccaaaaatgcacctagcaagcatcgaatcggtaaaattcgacgtagggtcaaagcacattagtccttctcaatcatactcagacatttttacctcttaccgatgaaaagtcgacaaatcgGCAGGTTTTTCAGCGCATCTTGTCGTCTCTTatattccagatttaaaagaccGCGCGGTTACATTAAGTCAagtgggcgcatttcaaatcgaaccaatagcagagcacgtactgaacgaatgggcccgacgtgaaaacccggcagtaacgtaagtttctcacgtctttggaaagaacgttctcttgctatgggtgaactggaactgttaaagttaccagaattaTCATacacgcagacagtgtcacccatagtcttcaaaagacataagaaacttacgttactgccgggttttcacgctggcccatccagctctgctattggttcgatttgaaatgcgcccacgtgactaGATCTTTCGCGggccttttaaatctggaatcaaGAGACCACTAGATGCATTGAAAAACCTGCcgatttgtcgacttttcatcggtaagaggtaaaaatgtctgagtatgattgagaaggactaatgtgctttgaccctacgtcgaattttaccgatttcgatgcttgctaggtgcatttttggcgattgaaaaaaagtgtgtggcaatgaagtgacaacccttgggtaatgttaggctgtattgaatttgcaacgcacatgtatagtcagggtacaacgcacatgtatagttaggctgtattgaatttgcaacgcacatgtatagttaggctgtattgaatttgcaacgcacatgtatagttaggctattgaatttgcaacgcacatgt encodes:
- the LOC139135580 gene encoding uncharacterized protein, yielding MNSQIMDKKRKRSLQGGGDFKSKKRKHEKIENSKSQESNTNSDVNHRSDKKAVKLTKKQKRKKFSAKRPSNNKISLPKQTMRQAQAELGEKSCYAEKTKNKKKKLLQKKTVLKKKKLAVRSHEPAESKAEIRTSSDTFKQNHEKVLLKKKLRKKKKRKGGKTKEDGKKTKVTVPSSVTEMSSNWKALAQTLNIKTEKKVNSKTKASSKITSLPKTTEKGEEKEVHPEVWFDDVDPMVLQASTNDQLDLKSRNVFQGLTRCLALDCEMVGAGLEGKDNELARVSIVNQYGACVYDKYVKPREKVVDYRTAVSGIRPEHLKLAEDFGTVQKEVADLLKGRILVGHALHNDMKVLYLSHPKRYLRDTARYKPFRRMLRTNRPGLKKLAKEILHVSVQQGEHNSIEDAQAAMKLYTLHKKAWDTAVNQSENPLKWTKQKKKSQLTSS